One segment of Procambarus clarkii isolate CNS0578487 chromosome 1, FALCON_Pclarkii_2.0, whole genome shotgun sequence DNA contains the following:
- the LOC123758259 gene encoding procathepsin L-like has product MKFLAASVLIAALAVISADRFYSVVLEEWETFKLEYAKKYTTDVEDKFRLNIFMENRHKIAAHNKLFATGHKPYRLRMNKYGDMLQEEFLSTMAGFHKNHTERYTLNSKYNGSHYIEPDDDVVLPKTVDWREKGAVTPVKDQGHCGSCWAFSATGSLEGQHFRKTGKLVSLSEQNLIDCSAKYDNDGCDGGLMTAAFKYIEDNGGIDTEEAYPYKKKEGKCQYNPQESGASVTGFVHIRTGSEDALKKAVATVGPISVGIDASHGSIQFYHHGVYDEPECSTTELGHGVLIVGYGTTEDGTDYWLVKNSWGTSLGDEGYIKMMRNRDNQCGIATSASFPLV; this is encoded by the exons ATGAAGTTCTTGGCAGCATCAGTGTTGATTGCCGCTTTAGCTGTAATATCTGCAGATCGTTTCTATTCTGTTGTGTTGGAAGAATGGGAGACATTTAAG CTTGAATATGCCAAGAAATACACCACCGATGTCGAAGACAAATTCCGCTTGAACATCTTCATGGAGAACAGACACAAGATTGCTGCACACAACAAATTGTTTGCAACAGGACACAAACCATACAGGCTCAGAATGAACAAGTATGGTGACATG CTTCAGGAGGAGTTTTTGTCAACAATGGCTGGTTTCCATAAGAACCACACAGAAAGATATACATTAAACAGCAAGTACAATGGTTCCCATTACATTGAGCCAGATGATGATGTTGTCCTTCCCAAGACTGTTGACTGGAGAGAGAAGGGAGCAGTCACCCCAGTAAAGGACCAGGGACACTGTGGATCATGCTGGGCCTTCTCAGCT ACTGGGTCCCTGGAAGGTCAACACTTCCGCAAGACTGGTAAGCTGGTGAGCCTCTCTGAGCAGAACTTGATCGACTGTTCCGCCAAATATGATAATGATGGTTGTGACGGAGGACTGATGACCGCTGCTTTCAAGTACATTGAGGACAATGGTGGGATTGACACTGAGGAGGCCTATCCATATAAGAAAAAG GAAGGAAAGTGTCAGTATAACCCGCAAGAATCTGGTGCTAGTGTGACTGGCTTTGTTCATATTCGTACGGGAAGTGAAGATGCTCTGAAGAAAGCTGTTGCCACAGTTGGACCAATATCTGTTGGCATTGATGCCTCACATGGCTCAATCCAGTTTTACCACCATG GTGTTTATGACGAGCCAGAATGTAGCACGACGGAGCTTGGTCATGGTGTTCTGATTGTGGGTTACGGCACCACGGAGGACGGaactgactactggctggtgaagaACTCTTGGGGTACAAGTCTGGGTGATGAAGGCTACATCAAGATGATGAGGAACCGTGATAACCAGTGTGGCATTGCTACTTCTGCCTCTTTCCCTCTTGTATAA
- the LOC123757523 gene encoding procathepsin L-like, with product MKFLAASVLIAALAVISAERFYSVVLEEWETFKLEYAKKYTTDVEDKFRMNIFMENRHKIAAHNKLFATGHKPYRLRMNKYGDMLQEEFLSTMAGFHKNHTERYTLNSKYNGSHYIEPDDDVVLPKTVDWREKGAVTPVKDQGHCGSCWAFSATGSLEGQHFRKTGKLVSLSEQNLIDCSAKYDNDGCGGGLMTAAFKYIEDNGGIDTEEAYPYKKKEGKCQYNPQESGARVTGFVHIRTGSEDALKKAVASVGPISVGIDASHGSIQFYHHGVYDEPECSTTELGHGVLVVGYGTTEDGTDYWLVKNSWGTSLGDEGYIKMMRNRDNQCGIATSASFPLV from the exons ATGAAGTTCTTGGCAGCATCAGTGTTGATTGCCGCTTTAGCTGTAATATCTGCAGAACGTTTCTATTCTGTTGTGTTGGAAGAATGGGAGACATTTAAG CTTGAATATGCCAAGAAATACACCACCGATGTCGAAGACAAATTCCGCATGAACATCTTCATGGAGAACAGACACAAGATTGCTGCACACAACAAACTGTTTGCAACAGGACACAAACCATACAGGCTCAGAATGAACAAGTATGGTGACATG CTTCAGGAGGAGTTTTTGTCAACAATGGCTGGTTTCCATAAGAACCACACAGAAAGATATACATTAAACAGCAAGTACAATGGTTCCCATTACATTGAGCCAGATGATGATGTTGTCCTTCCCAAGACTGTTGACTGGAGAGAGAAGGGAGCAGTCACCCCAGTAAAGGACCAGGGACACTGTGGATCATGCTGGGCCTTCTCAGCT ACTGGGTCCCTGGAAGGTCAACACTTCCGCAAGACTGGTAAGCTGGTGAGCCTCTCTGAGCAGAACTTGATCGACTGTTCCGCCAAATATGATAATGATGGTTGTGGCGGAGGACTGATGACCGCTGCTTTCAAGTACATTGAGGACAATGGTGGGATTGACACTGAGGAGGCCTATCCATATAAGAAAAAG GAAGGAAAGTGTCAGTATAACCCGCAAGAATCTGGTGCTAGAGTGACTGGCTTTGTTCATATTCGTACGGGAAGTGAAGATGCTCTGAAGAAAGCTGTTGCCTCAGTTGGACCAATATCTGTTGGCATTGATGCCTCACATGGCTCAATCCAGTTTTACCACCATG GTGTTTATGACGAGCCAGAATGTAGCACGACGGAGCTTGGTCATGGTGTTCTGGTTGTGGGTTACGGCACCACGGAGGACGGaactgactactggctggtgaagaACTCTTGGGGTACAAGTCTGGGTGATGAAGGCTACATCAAGATGATGAGGAACCGTGATAACCAGTGTGGCATTGCTACTTCTGCCTCTTTCCCTCTTGTATAA